In the Apteryx mantelli isolate bAptMan1 chromosome 1, bAptMan1.hap1, whole genome shotgun sequence genome, one interval contains:
- the LOC106491661 gene encoding 2-oxoglutarate receptor 1-like, giving the protein MNTSEDLTKPATWQNTEGDFPNCTDVEAILKTLYLPVMYSIIFLVGFPGNVIAICVYSFKMRPWKSSTIIMLNLALTDLLYLTSLPFLIHYYASGEHWIFGEFMCKFIRFGFHFNLYSSILFLTCFSIFRYLVIVHPMKFFHVQKKRWTIVACSAVWLISLAAVSPVNFLISSKVEQNRFLCLDLTSSENLGTIRWYNWLLTGLAFFLPLLMVTLCYTLIIYTLATGPHTQACYKQKARRLAIILLVVFYVCFLPFHVFRAARVDLRLCPVNCHMEKQIHSAYIISRPLAALNTCGNLLLYVVIGGNFRQAILSLSRCKWSRYVQQAGSSSDVNKSGITLKL; this is encoded by the coding sequence ATGAACACAAGTGAAGACTTAACCAAGCCTGCCACCTGGCAAAACACTGAGGGTGATTTCCCCAACTGCACTGATGTGGAAGCCATTCTGAAGACTTTGTATCTCCCTGTTATGTACAGCATCATCTTCCTGGTGGGCTTCCCAGGAAATGTCATTGCGATTTGTGTTTACAGTTTCAAAATGAGGCCTTGGAAGAGCAGTACCATCATCATGCTGAACCTGGCCCTCACAGACCTGCTCTACTTAACCAGCCTTCCCTTCCTGATACACTACTACGCCAGCGGGGAGCACTGGATCTTTGGCGAATTCATGTGCAAGTTCATCCGCTTTGGTTTCCATTTTAACTTGTACAGCAGTATCCTTTTCCTCACCTGCTTCAGCATCTTCCGGTACTTGGTGATTGTCCACCCTATGAAATTCTTCCACGTCCAGAAGAAACGGTGGACCATAGTGGCTTGTTCTGCAGTTTGGCTGATCTCACTGGCAGCTGTCAGTCCTGTCAACTTCTTGATCTCCTCAAAAGTGgagcaaaacagatttttatgcCTCGACCtcaccagctctgaaaatctcggCACCATCAGGTGGTATAACTGGCTTCTGACTGGACTGGCCTTCTTCTTGCCCTTGCTGATGGTGACGCTGTGCTACACGCTCATTATTTACACCTTGGCTACGGGGCCCCACACGCAGGCTTGCTACAAACAAAAGGCCCGCAGACTTGCTATCATCCTCTTGGTGGTCTTTTATGTGTGCTTCCTCCCCTTCCACGTCTTTCGGGCGGCTCGGGTTGACCTACGATTGTGTCCGGTCAATTGTCATATGGAGAAGCAAATCCACTCTGCCTATATCATCTCTAGGCCACTGGCTGCACTCAACACATGTGGTAACCTCTTACTTTATGTTGTGATCGGAGGTAACTTCCGGCAAGCCATCCTCTCTCTTTCAAGGTGTAAGTGGAGCAGATACGTTCAGCAGGCTGGGAGCAGCAGTGACGTGAACAAGTCGGGAATCACATTAAAGTTATGA